A section of the Oenanthe melanoleuca isolate GR-GAL-2019-014 chromosome 6, OMel1.0, whole genome shotgun sequence genome encodes:
- the TIAL1 gene encoding nucleolysin TIAR isoform X4, whose translation MDARVVKDMATGKSKGYGFVSFYNKLDAENAIVHMGGQWLGGRQIRTNWATRKPPAPKSTQENNTKQLRFEDVVNQSSPKNCTVYCGGIASGLTDQLMRQTFSPFGQIMEIRVFPEKGYSFVRFSTHESAAHAIVSVNGTTIEGHVVKCYWGKESPDMTKNFQQVDYSQWGQWSQVYGNPQQYGQYMANGWQVPSYGMYGQAWNQQGFGVDQSPSAAWMGGFGAQPAQGQGAPVIPNQAGYGMASYQTQ comes from the exons AT GGATGCACGGGTAGTTAAAGATATGGCAACTGGAAAGTCAAAAGGCTATGGTTTTGTATCTTTTTATAACAAACTG GATGCAGAAAATGCTATTGTACACATGGGAGGCCAGTGGTTGGGAGGCCGCCAGATCAGAACTAACTGGGCAACAAGGAAACCTCCAGCCCCCAAAAGTACACAAGAAA ATAATACAAAACAGTTGAGATTTGAAGATGTAGTAAATCAGTCAAGTCCAAAAAATTGTACTGTGTACTGTGGAGGAATTGCCTCAGGGCTAACAG ATCAACTTATGAGACAGACTTTTTCACCTTTTGGACAGATTATGGAAATAAGGGTGTTTCCAGAAAAAGGTTACTCATTTGTCAG gTTTTCTACTCATGAAAGTGCAGCACATGCTATTGTTTCAGTTAATGGAACCACAATTGAAGGACACGTTGTTAAATGTTATTGGGGTAAAGAATCCCCTGATATGACTAAAAACTTCCAACAG GTGGATTACAGTCAGTGGGGACAATGGAGTCAAGTATATGGAAATCCACAACAGTATGGGCAATATATGGCTAATGGGTGGCAAGTACCATCATATGGAATGTATGGCCAAGCATGGAATCAACAGGGTTTTGGAGTAGA CCAATCTCCATCTGCTGCCTGGATGGGTGGATTTGGtgctcagcctgcccagggACAAGGTGCTCCTGTAATACCTAACCAAGCTGGATATGGTATGGCAAGCTACCAAACGCAGTGA